Proteins encoded together in one Clostridia bacterium window:
- a CDS encoding InlB B-repeat-containing protein — MLHVALAFIAVFLCLVFIATSAYALFEKTVTSTGNTITASNPGPVTYNTFTHSANLAHTDTYLYRVGNGNTVKLGSLFAVEQRAVPDPANVKIKVESALGSGAASVYSASVGTNLESGSNAQCVYTKNTSDWTQSTLKFTGEGPVSVTIKEGDGEAYTLNLEVVTGNNFVENATLSSGANIVLLGNVKAGASSGTNPALYLNAKSIYGNGFEIDCTGSNISTKGHGIISLINSSIDNAIIIGPTFTTYQGNYNNDYYGSTVLCEGGTSYISNCRITGASSPLRIKSDGVVSDTVLSGGLMCNMEIKSGSVTVENVTTVNTQNSLGIVFGLDCSAGSTITINGTLDQHNFVADNTTMSNPNATTLKNAMFGSTYSNYQFTSGSRKYVNTGIVSLTANVGAGDIIDNRLDKRNYSGMTASLLGQSGYVYTMVNTDSSMLETSYTEPEYVPSSQKPYDPVFTWSVPSGDNVAAGGDNHCYKDSYGVLQIQFLQGGSKTINASAYQTFKKYQGADPIALSSITCVNKLSGASIAVTDNNITFNDAGEYTISYQYNGVTVYDEVLGTSTTVNYIKTIKVNVAVKKVAPNAVIAVSQVNGAMIWGTAGRFGDPDYKPAAPIFDYMTITDYDDDGNPYTVLDGSNQAAFLNSIASVVADSDNKTGFTINFPDGTKLVIKCAAPYNSGTLEFKKYDNKFYMCGSVNYNNPTAATWNVTSYTYTGRNGVAVTYGKRGFTSTTDSTNYSLSNLSTNRFLMYDAQGGTVSPAYTGTSPATLPTPTRDGYTFLNWNTKADGTGTARNAGANMTFSSTTTLYAIWVKNVTVTFNAGNGSAVSPISAGVGTNQTLPTSTSTMYWLEGWYTAEDGEGTRIGNAGASFTMPSDDTTYYAHWSPKYYVIYNMTNGGTVTADSIEYAGDTVYGAIYEGTALTLATAANGAKTFEGWFTAAEGGTKIGAAGDSYVPTANIELFAQWSDNIPVTFDGNGGTAGTNSATYDNVTPITLPTATRAGHAFNGWYTETSGGTKVGNAGTSYVPTEPTTLYAQWTAYTVTYDANDGSVSPASASAGDNGSVTLPTPTRTGYTFNGWYTETSGGTKIGNGGASYTPTANITIHAQWTVNSYKVTISTSNSSTAVTVNGTTVNNNGSVAYNSVVKVELSYTQSNSLTFTIKQGNTTDVTRYSNEACTTTTTSTAAGTYYFKMPAGDVTINSSSSASGGGNCITEGTLITLADGTQKPVEELTGEELLLVWNLETGSSDVAPIMFIDSDPEAEYTVIHTCFSDGTDVGVVSEHGFFDLDLGKYVYISEDTMTDYIGHRFVKRGSAVFRDWNVVTLESVWTETRTVKVYSPVTFGHLCYYTNDILSMPGGISGLFNIFEVDADRMIYDEAKMAADIAEYGLLTVEDYGGLINDVAFEAFNGKWLGVAVGKGNLTWEYIEYLAERYGVFW, encoded by the coding sequence ATGCTTCATGTGGCGTTGGCGTTTATCGCGGTGTTTCTTTGTCTTGTTTTCATAGCGACGTCTGCGTATGCGCTTTTTGAGAAGACCGTCACGTCAACCGGAAACACGATAACGGCTTCAAATCCGGGGCCCGTTACATACAATACCTTCACTCATTCCGCCAACCTCGCGCATACCGATACCTATCTCTACCGCGTCGGCAACGGCAACACCGTCAAGCTTGGTTCGCTGTTTGCTGTTGAGCAGCGTGCGGTACCAGATCCCGCCAACGTCAAGATCAAGGTCGAATCGGCATTGGGCTCCGGCGCTGCGAGCGTTTACAGCGCCTCGGTCGGCACGAATCTCGAATCCGGCAGTAACGCGCAGTGCGTTTATACAAAGAACACGTCCGATTGGACGCAGTCGACCCTCAAGTTCACCGGCGAGGGCCCGGTTAGCGTTACCATAAAAGAGGGCGACGGCGAGGCCTATACCCTCAATCTCGAGGTCGTCACCGGAAATAACTTCGTCGAGAACGCGACGCTGAGCAGCGGCGCGAATATCGTTCTGCTCGGCAACGTCAAGGCCGGCGCGAGCAGCGGCACGAATCCGGCTCTTTATCTTAACGCTAAAAGCATTTACGGCAACGGCTTTGAGATAGACTGCACCGGCAGCAATATCAGCACTAAGGGCCACGGTATCATTAGCCTTATTAACTCCTCTATAGATAACGCGATCATTATCGGTCCGACTTTCACCACGTATCAAGGCAATTACAATAACGATTATTACGGCTCGACGGTGCTTTGCGAAGGCGGAACGAGCTATATCAGCAACTGTCGGATCACCGGCGCCTCGTCTCCGCTGCGTATCAAGAGTGACGGAGTCGTTTCCGATACCGTCCTTTCCGGCGGTTTGATGTGTAATATGGAGATTAAGAGCGGCAGCGTGACGGTCGAGAACGTGACAACAGTTAATACGCAGAACAGCTTGGGTATTGTATTCGGTCTTGACTGCTCCGCTGGCTCGACTATTACCATAAACGGCACCCTTGATCAGCATAACTTTGTAGCCGATAATACGACTATGAGCAACCCAAACGCTACTACGTTAAAGAACGCTATGTTCGGCAGCACTTATTCTAATTATCAGTTTACATCCGGCAGCAGAAAGTACGTCAACACCGGCATTGTATCTTTGACGGCTAACGTTGGCGCCGGAGATATTATTGATAACCGTCTTGATAAAAGGAATTACTCCGGTATGACGGCTTCGCTTTTAGGACAAAGCGGATATGTTTACACGATGGTGAATACCGATTCGTCTATGCTTGAGACGAGCTATACCGAGCCTGAGTATGTTCCTTCTTCGCAGAAGCCGTATGATCCTGTATTCACGTGGTCCGTCCCCTCCGGCGATAACGTAGCCGCCGGCGGTGATAACCACTGCTATAAGGATTCCTACGGCGTGCTGCAGATTCAGTTCCTGCAAGGCGGCAGCAAGACGATTAACGCCTCCGCTTACCAGACCTTCAAAAAGTATCAGGGAGCGGATCCGATAGCGCTTTCATCGATAACCTGCGTCAATAAACTGTCCGGCGCCTCCATTGCCGTTACGGATAACAACATAACCTTCAACGATGCGGGCGAGTATACGATATCTTATCAGTATAACGGCGTCACGGTTTATGATGAGGTTCTCGGAACTTCGACTACCGTTAATTATATAAAGACGATAAAAGTCAACGTTGCGGTTAAAAAGGTTGCGCCTAACGCCGTTATTGCCGTTTCGCAGGTCAACGGTGCTATGATTTGGGGTACGGCAGGACGTTTTGGGGACCCTGACTATAAGCCTGCCGCTCCTATATTTGACTATATGACCATTACTGATTACGACGACGACGGAAATCCTTATACCGTCCTTGACGGAAGCAATCAGGCGGCGTTCCTCAATAGCATCGCCTCCGTCGTCGCCGACAGCGATAACAAGACCGGCTTTACGATCAACTTCCCGGATGGGACGAAGTTGGTCATCAAGTGCGCCGCGCCGTACAACTCCGGTACGCTTGAGTTCAAAAAGTATGATAACAAGTTCTATATGTGCGGAAGCGTTAATTATAACAACCCGACCGCCGCGACGTGGAACGTAACTTCTTATACCTATACCGGTCGCAACGGCGTCGCGGTAACTTACGGCAAGCGTGGTTTCACATCGACGACGGATTCTACGAACTACAGTTTGAGCAACCTTTCGACGAATAGATTCCTGATGTACGACGCGCAGGGCGGTACGGTTTCGCCCGCGTATACCGGCACTTCACCCGCGACGCTGCCGACTCCGACGCGCGATGGCTACACCTTCCTCAACTGGAATACGAAGGCGGACGGCACCGGAACCGCGAGAAACGCGGGAGCGAATATGACCTTCAGCAGCACCACTACGCTCTATGCAATCTGGGTGAAGAACGTAACCGTAACGTTTAATGCCGGAAATGGCAGCGCGGTTTCTCCGATTTCCGCAGGTGTCGGCACAAATCAGACGTTGCCGACGTCAACTTCTACGATGTATTGGCTCGAGGGTTGGTACACTGCGGAAGATGGCGAAGGAACGAGAATCGGTAACGCCGGCGCGTCCTTCACTATGCCGTCTGATGATACTACTTATTACGCGCACTGGTCGCCGAAGTATTATGTTATCTATAATATGACGAATGGCGGCACGGTCACCGCTGATTCTATTGAGTACGCAGGCGATACTGTTTACGGCGCTATATACGAGGGCACGGCGTTAACGTTGGCCACGGCAGCAAACGGCGCAAAGACCTTCGAGGGCTGGTTTACCGCCGCGGAGGGCGGCACAAAGATCGGCGCGGCGGGCGATTCTTACGTCCCCACCGCGAATATTGAGCTTTTCGCTCAGTGGTCGGATAACATCCCTGTAACCTTTGACGGTAACGGCGGCACTGCCGGTACCAATTCGGCTACTTACGATAACGTAACGCCTATCACGCTACCGACGGCGACCCGGGCGGGTCATGCGTTCAACGGCTGGTACACCGAGACCTCCGGCGGAACGAAGGTCGGCAATGCCGGCACTTCCTACGTGCCCACCGAACCCACTACGCTCTACGCCCAGTGGACTGCGTATACCGTAACCTATGACGCTAACGACGGCTCGGTCAGTCCCGCTTCGGCTTCCGCAGGCGATAACGGCTCTGTCACGCTCCCGACGCCCACGCGCACGGGCTATACCTTCAACGGCTGGTACACCGAGACCTCCGGCGGAACGAAGATCGGCAACGGCGGCGCGTCCTACACGCCGACCGCGAATATCACCATCCACGCGCAGTGGACGGTAAATAGTTATAAGGTCACTATCTCCACGTCGAACAGCTCCACGGCGGTCACCGTCAACGGCACGACCGTCAACAACAACGGCTCGGTAGCGTACAACAGCGTCGTCAAGGTTGAGCTGAGTTATACTCAAAGCAACAGCTTGACCTTCACTATCAAGCAGGGCAATACTACTGACGTGACGCGTTATTCCAACGAGGCGTGTACGACTACGACGACTTCTACCGCCGCGGGTACTTATTATTTCAAGATGCCCGCAGGCGACGTTACGATCAACAGCAGCAGCAGCGCTTCCGGCGGCGGCAACTGTATCACCGAAGGCACGCTTATCACTCTCGCCGACGGCACGCAAAAGCCCGTTGAAGAGCTAACCGGCGAAGAACTGCTCCTCGTCTGGAACCTCGAAACCGGCAGCAGCGACGTCGCTCCGATAATGTTCATAGACTCCGATCCGGAGGCCGAATACACGGTCATCCACACCTGCTTCTCCGACGGAACGGACGTCGGCGTCGTTTCCGAGCACGGATTCTTTGATCTTGATCTCGGCAAATACGTTTATATCTCAGAAGATACCATGACCGATTATATCGGCCACCGCTTCGTCAAGCGGGGCTCCGCCGTGTTCCGCGATTGGAACGTCGTGACGCTCGAGAGCGTCTGGACAGAGACACGCACCGTCAAGGTATACAGCCCCGTAACTTTCGGACACCTCTGCTATTACACCAACGATATCCTTTCGATGCCCGGCGGCATCAGCGGTCTGTTCAACATCTTTGAAGTCGATGCGGACAGAATGATTTACGACGAAGCGAAGATGGCTGCGGATATCGCCGAATACGGCCTGCTCACGGTCGAAGACTACGGCGGATTGATCAACGACGTCGCTTTCGAGGCCTTCAACGGCAAGTGGCTCGGTGTTGCGGTCGGCAAGGGCAATCTCACATGGGAATACATTGAGTACCTCGCCGAGAGATACGGAGTATTCTGGTAA
- the ffh gene encoding signal recognition particle protein has translation MAFESLSQKLNSVFRRLGSKGKLNESDINTAMREVKLALLEADVSYVVVKDFIASVSAKAKGAAVMESLTPVQMVIKIVRDELIALMGESEAKINFSNKPPTVVLLAGLQGSGKTTHCAKLAMHFKKQGKRPLMVACDVYRPAAIDQLKVLGEKNGLPVYSEDGSKDPPRIAENAVKHARQYGNDLVLIDTAGRLHIDEALMEELAEIKRRTEPHEILLVIDAMTGQDAVNVAKSFNEKLEIDGVILTKLDGDTRGGAALAVRHITGKPIKFTGVGEKIDELEPFYPDRAASRILGMGDMLSFIEKAEAEFDEKQGEELLAKLEKNKFDLNDMLMQFRQVKKMGSIKKLIGMLPGTQGIDENSIDEKAFPRMEAIILSMTPAERTNPSILNASRRKRIADGAGTNVQQVNKLIKQYEQTKDLMKKFTGKGKFGKFRKGGQIPPDWNL, from the coding sequence ATGGCGTTTGAAAGCTTGAGCCAAAAACTGAACAGCGTTTTCCGCCGGCTCGGCTCCAAGGGCAAGCTGAACGAGAGCGACATCAACACCGCTATGCGCGAGGTCAAGCTCGCGCTCCTCGAGGCCGACGTCAGCTACGTCGTCGTCAAGGACTTCATCGCCTCCGTCAGCGCGAAGGCGAAGGGCGCCGCGGTCATGGAGAGCTTGACTCCCGTGCAGATGGTCATCAAGATCGTCCGCGACGAGCTTATCGCTCTGATGGGCGAGAGCGAGGCGAAGATAAACTTCTCCAACAAGCCGCCCACGGTCGTGCTTCTTGCCGGCCTTCAGGGCTCCGGTAAGACCACGCACTGCGCGAAGCTCGCGATGCATTTCAAGAAGCAGGGCAAGCGTCCGCTGATGGTCGCCTGCGACGTTTACCGTCCCGCCGCGATCGATCAGCTGAAGGTGCTCGGCGAAAAGAACGGCCTGCCCGTTTATTCCGAGGACGGCTCAAAGGATCCGCCGCGCATCGCCGAGAACGCCGTGAAGCACGCCAGGCAGTACGGCAACGACCTGGTGCTCATCGACACCGCCGGCCGTCTTCACATCGACGAGGCGCTGATGGAGGAGCTCGCGGAGATCAAGCGCCGTACGGAGCCGCACGAGATCCTGCTCGTCATCGACGCGATGACCGGTCAGGACGCGGTCAACGTCGCCAAGAGCTTCAACGAGAAGCTCGAGATCGACGGCGTCATCCTCACGAAGCTCGACGGCGATACCCGCGGAGGCGCCGCGCTCGCCGTCCGTCACATAACCGGCAAGCCGATCAAGTTCACCGGCGTCGGCGAGAAGATCGACGAGCTCGAGCCGTTCTACCCCGACCGCGCCGCGTCACGCATACTCGGCATGGGCGATATGCTCTCCTTCATCGAGAAGGCGGAGGCGGAGTTCGACGAGAAGCAGGGCGAGGAGCTCCTTGCCAAGCTCGAGAAGAACAAGTTCGACCTCAACGATATGCTTATGCAGTTCCGCCAGGTCAAGAAGATGGGCTCGATAAAGAAGCTCATCGGCATGCTGCCCGGCACGCAGGGCATAGACGAGAACTCCATCGACGAGAAGGCGTTCCCGCGCATGGAGGCGATCATCCTTTCTATGACGCCCGCGGAGCGCACCAACCCCTCGATCCTCAACGCTTCGCGCCGCAAGCGCATCGCCGACGGCGCCGGCACCAACGTCCAGCAGGTGAACAAGCTCATCAAGCAGTACGAGCAGACGAAAGACCTTATGAAAAAGTTCACAGGCA